A single Pan troglodytes isolate AG18354 chromosome 19, NHGRI_mPanTro3-v2.0_pri, whole genome shotgun sequence DNA region contains:
- the ASGR1 gene encoding asialoglycoprotein receptor 1 isoform X2: MTKEYQDLQHLDNEESDHHQLRKDSQLQEELRGLRETFSNFTASTEAQVKGLSTQGGNVGRKMKSLESQLEKQQKDLSEDHSSLLLHVKQFVSDLRSLSCQMAALQGNGSERACCPVNWVEHERSCYWFSRSGKAWADADNYCRLEDAHLVVVTSWEEQKFVQHHIGPVNTWMGLHDQNGPWKWVDGTDYETGFKNWRPEQPDDWYGHGLGGGEDCAHFTDDGRWNDDVCQRPYRWVCETELDKASQEPPLL; the protein is encoded by the exons ATGACCAAGGAGTATCAAGACCTTCAGCATCTGGACAATGAGGAGAGTGACCACCATCAGCTCAGAAAAG ACTCccagctgcaggaggagctgCGGGGCCTGAGAGAGACGTTCAGCAACTTCACAGCGAGCACGGAGGCCCAGGTCAAGGGCTTGAGCACCCAGG GAGGCAATGTGGGAAGAAAGATGAAGTCGCTAGAGTCCCAGCTGGAGAAACAGCAGAAGGACCTGAGTGAAG atcactccagcctgctgCTCCACGTGAAGCAGTTCGTGTCTGACCTGCGGAGCCTGAGCTGTCAGATGGCGGCGCTCCAGGGCAATG GCTCAGAAAGGGCCTGCTGCCCGGTCAACTGGGTGGAGCACGAGCGCAGCTGCTACTGGTTCTCTCGCTCCGGGAAGGCCTGGGCTGACGCCGACAACTACTGCCGGCTGGAGGACGCGCACCTGGTGGTGGTCACGTCCTGGGAGGAGCAG AAATTTGTCCAGCACCACATAGGCCCTGTGAACACCTGGATGGGCCTCCACGACCAAAACGGGCCCTGGAAGTGGGTGGACGGGACGGACTACGAGACGGGCTTCAA GAACTGGAGGCCGGAGCAGCCGGACGACTGGTACGGCCACGGGCTCGGAGGAGGCGAGGACTGTGCCCACTTCACCGACGACGGCCGCTGGAACGACGACGTCTGCCAGAGGCCCTACCGCTGGGTCTGCGAGACAGAGCTGGACAAGGCCAGCCAGGAGCCACCTCtcctttaa
- the ASGR1 gene encoding asialoglycoprotein receptor 1 isoform X1 — MTKEYQDLQHLDNEESDHHQLRKGPPPPQPLLQRLCSGPRLLLLSLGLSLLLLVVVCVIGSQNSQLQEELRGLRETFSNFTASTEAQVKGLSTQGGNVGRKMKSLESQLEKQQKDLSEDHSSLLLHVKQFVSDLRSLSCQMAALQGNGSERACCPVNWVEHERSCYWFSRSGKAWADADNYCRLEDAHLVVVTSWEEQKFVQHHIGPVNTWMGLHDQNGPWKWVDGTDYETGFKNWRPEQPDDWYGHGLGGGEDCAHFTDDGRWNDDVCQRPYRWVCETELDKASQEPPLL, encoded by the exons ATGACCAAGGAGTATCAAGACCTTCAGCATCTGGACAATGAGGAGAGTGACCACCATCAGCTCAGAAAAG GgccacctcctccccagcccctcctgcaGCGTCTCTGCTCCGGACCTCGCCTCCTCCtgctctccctgggcctcagcctcctgctgctTGTGGTTGTCTGTGTGATCGGATCCCAAA ACTCccagctgcaggaggagctgCGGGGCCTGAGAGAGACGTTCAGCAACTTCACAGCGAGCACGGAGGCCCAGGTCAAGGGCTTGAGCACCCAGG GAGGCAATGTGGGAAGAAAGATGAAGTCGCTAGAGTCCCAGCTGGAGAAACAGCAGAAGGACCTGAGTGAAG atcactccagcctgctgCTCCACGTGAAGCAGTTCGTGTCTGACCTGCGGAGCCTGAGCTGTCAGATGGCGGCGCTCCAGGGCAATG GCTCAGAAAGGGCCTGCTGCCCGGTCAACTGGGTGGAGCACGAGCGCAGCTGCTACTGGTTCTCTCGCTCCGGGAAGGCCTGGGCTGACGCCGACAACTACTGCCGGCTGGAGGACGCGCACCTGGTGGTGGTCACGTCCTGGGAGGAGCAG AAATTTGTCCAGCACCACATAGGCCCTGTGAACACCTGGATGGGCCTCCACGACCAAAACGGGCCCTGGAAGTGGGTGGACGGGACGGACTACGAGACGGGCTTCAA GAACTGGAGGCCGGAGCAGCCGGACGACTGGTACGGCCACGGGCTCGGAGGAGGCGAGGACTGTGCCCACTTCACCGACGACGGCCGCTGGAACGACGACGTCTGCCAGAGGCCCTACCGCTGGGTCTGCGAGACAGAGCTGGACAAGGCCAGCCAGGAGCCACCTCtcctttaa